The window GCTGGCATCGCGCCCGCCCGCTTGGGCCAGATTGGGCCGCCCGCCACCGCCGCCGCCAGTGAGCTTGGCGATGCCGCCGATGAACTTGCCCGCTTGGAGCTTTTGCTCAATCACTTCTGAGCTGAAAGCGGCAACCAGGCTAACTTTCTCGGGTTCGGGCACGGAGCCCAGCACCACAGCCCCAGCTCCCAGCTTTTGCAGCAGGCGCTCGGCGGCGGTTTTGAGGGCTTCGGCGCTGACCCCTTCAAGCTCAGCCACGATGACTTTGAGAGAGCCCACGGCTTCGGCACTATCGAGCAGCTGGTCAGACTTCAGCACCGCCAGTTCAGACTTCAGTGCCTCTAGCTCTTTTTGGGCGGTCTTGAGGTCGGTTTGCAGGGTGGTGACGCGATCGCTCAGCTCCTCGGGCTTGGCTTTAAAGCGATCGCTCAGATCCCGCACCACGGCATCGCGCACGTTCAGATACTCCAGCACAGCGGGGCCAGCGACGGCCTCAATGCGGCGGGTGCCAGAGGCCACCCCGGTCTCAGAGATAATTTTGAACAGGCCAATTTCAGCGGTGTTGCTGACGTGGGTGCCGCCGCACAGCTCCATCGACACGCCTGGGAAGTCGATCACCCGCACCTCAGCGCTGTACTTTTCGCCAAACATGGCGATCGCGCCCTTGGCCTTGGCCTCTTCCAGCGCCATCACGGTGATCTCACCCTGGTGGCCTTCGGCGATCCAGCTATTCACCTGTTCTTCGACCTGCTGCATCTCGTCAGCCGTCAGGGCGCGGGGGCAGTTGAAGTCAAACCGCAGGCGATCGAAGGCGACCAGGGAACCGGCCTGGGAAATATCGGGGTCGACCAGCTTTTTCAGCGCCGCTTGTAGCAGGTGGGTAGCGGTGTGGTTGGCCTGGGCACGACGACGGCAGGCGCGATCGATTTGGGCCGTGACCTGATCGCCCACGGCCAGCGCACCCCGCTCGACTCGGCCAAAGTGAACGAAGAAGTCGCCGTCTTTTTTGACGTCGTGGACGCGAATCAGCAGGTCATCGCCCGACAGGTAGCCGCGATCGCCCACCTGACCGCCCGACTCCGCGTAGAACGGCGTCTGGTTCAGCACCACCTGCCCTTCCTGCCCCGCCTCAATGCGATCCACCGACTTCCCGCCGACCAGTAGTGCTTCTACTTTGCTGGCGCTGGTGGTGTCTTTGTAGCCCAAAAACTCCGTTGAGTGAATGTGTTCAGCTAGGCTGTCGAGGCTGCCCTGCACCGTCAGGTCAATGGTTTCGTGGGCATCCTTCGAGCGCTGGCGCTGCTCTTCCATTGCCGTTTCGAACCCGGCGGCGTCTACCGTCAGGCCCTGCTCTTCGGCAATTTCTTGAGTCAGCTCTAGGGGGAAGCCGTAGGTGTCGTAGAGCACAAAGGCATCGGTGCCCGAAATTTGCTGGGTCTGCGACTGGCTCTCGCGCTTGAGAATGTCGGTCAGCAGCTTTTCGCCCCGCTCCAGGGTTTCGAGAAAGCGGGATTCTTCGCGGTCGAGTTCGGCTTTGATCTGGACGTCGCGCTGCCGGGTGTTGGGGAAGGGCGTTTCTGCTAGGACGATCGCCGCCTCGGCCACCTTGCTAATGAACGCGCCCTCAATGCCAATCAGCCGTCCGTGGCGCACCACCCGACGAATCAGCCGTCGCAGAATGTAGCCTCGACCCACATTAGAGGCGGTAATGCCGTCGGCGATCATGTGGACGACAGCCCGCACGTGGTCGCCGATTACCTTGAGGGAGACCTTGGTTTTCTCGTCAGATTTTCCGTAGTCCAAACCGGCCAGCCCCGCCGCCGCGTCGATGATTGGCAAGATCAGGTCGGTTTCGTAGTTGTTGGGCACCTGTTGCAAAATCTGGGCCATGCGCTCTAGGCCCAGGCCGGTGTCAATGTTTTGGTTTTGCAGCGGCGTCAGGTTGCCCTCGGCATCCCGGTTGTACTGCATAAACACCAGGTTGTAGAACTCGATGAAGCGCGAGTCGTCCTCCAGGTCGATGTGGTCGTCGCCCAGCTCGGGGTGGAAGTCGTAGTAAATTTCCGAGCAGGGACCGCAGGGACCGGTGGGGCCAGAGGTCCAGAAGTTGTCGGCCTCATCCATGCGCTGGATGCGGTGGGCGGGGATGCCGATCTGGTTACGCCAGATGGCAAAGGCGTCGTCGTCTTCGCGAAAGACGCTCACTATCAGGCGCTCGGCAGGCAGTTTGAAAACTTCTGTAGATAGTTCCCAAGCCCAGGCGATCGCCTGCTCCTTGAAGTAGTCGCCAAAGCTAAAGTTGCCCAGCATCTCAAAGAAGGTGTGATGGCGCGCCGTGCGGCCCACGTTCTCAATGTCGTTGGTGCGAATGCACTTTTGTGAGGTGGTGGCGCGATCGACATCCGCCGGGCGCTGACCGAGGAAGATCGGCTTGAAGGGCAGCATGCCGGCAATGGTGAGCAGCACCGTGGGGTCTTCGGGCACCAGGGATGCGCTCGGTTTAATGGCGTGCCCCCGCGCCGCATAAAACTCCAGAAACGTCTGGCGAATCTCTGCGCCGGTCATCGTAGTGGAAGAGGTGGGGGACTTTGCCATGGAACGGGGGAAGGGGTGGATGGGTAAGGGGGTGGATGGGTAGGCGAGTCAGGGAAGCAACCGTAGGGTGCATCCGCAACGCGATGCACGGCCCTGGGAGCTTATAAATATCCCAAACTTCTATTTTGACCGATGATTGCAGATTGCGAAGCTAACTGGGTCAGATATTTGTGCAGAAGGGCGCGATCGCATCAATCTCGGTATCGGTGGGCCTCAGTCGAGTGGGCTGAGGGCGCATTTCGAGACAGCGGTTGCGATCGGCAGGGCGTGAGGGGTACAGGGTTAGAGCAAACGCCCTATGCGAAAATCTTGGCGTGATCAACCTACAGACCAGGGACTATGGAACAAATTCGAGCGGTGATTCATGGGACTGTGCAGGGCGTTGGGTTTCGCTATCACACCTGCCAGACAGCCCAAGAGCTGAAGGTTAAGGGCTTTGTACGCAACCAGCCAGATGGCACCGTTGAAATTGTGGCAATGGGTACTAGCGACCAGCTAAAGGCCCTATTGCACTGGGCACATCAAGGACCAGTGGGTGCCCGAGTTACCGGGGTAGAGATTGAACCTTATACAGGATCAGCTCATTTCGATGGGTTCACCATTGAGCGCTAGCCGCTGTGTCTAATGTAATGAATCAAAAGCAGCGCCGATCGCCCGTAGCTCCAGCCACAGCAGCGGAATGCCTGTAATGTAAGCCAGGCCAATAGTTATAACAATGTTGAGCATCACCTGAAACTGTGTAGCTGATGGCAGTAGTTGACGGTCTGTCAGCTACGGGTCGCTCTCTAAACCTGCGTCAAAGCGATCGCCGCCTCTCCACCCGCGCGATTTACCCCTGAAGATTTTTTTATCTACCTCCATAGTTTCATCAAGGTCGCTATCCATCTTGGTAGGGTGACAGTGAATTCAAACGGTAGCAAAGAGCAGTTAGAAACCCCTTACTTAGACCTTTGTATCGTTTCGCTCTTGAGGTGGGAAAAAGTTAGTTTTGTTTCGAATTCATAACAATTACTGACACCATCATCAATCAAAAGCATCACTCAAAAATCATCAATAAAATCAGGAGTCTTTATGAATAGCGATCGACAAGTCATAATCCAAAATCAGACTGATGCTGAGTCCGTCAGCCCTGCGACAAGTTTTTCACCCACCGTCAAGGTTCACGGTGAAGTGCCCCCAACCAACGTCTATGAGGTAGAGGCTAAGCCCGCGATCGACACCGAAGTCAAAACCGAAGTGAAACCAGAGCAGAGCCCACCCCAACCAACCCAGGAGAGTCAGTCTAACCCAACGCTGACCCGGTTATTGGTTGGTGGCCTAGTAGGCGGAACCCTAGGCACACTGGCTGCTGCTTTGGCCAATCGCAAAACCTCTAAGGGCTTTGACCACAGTGCCCAAGGGGTAAGCCGCGCCTTTAAAACCATTGGTCAGGGCCTGAGTCAGGCCGCCCAAGGAGTCGGTGATGCCGCCAGGAGCGTGGGTGAGGGTGCGACCTATGCCGTAGTGGGCTCGGCCCAAGACGCTGCCCAGAGCATCACGACAGGCACCCAACAGGTGAAATCGACCACTGCCGACGTAGTCCATACCACGACGGAGAAGGTGAACCAAACGGTTAAAGGCGCAACAGCGGGCATCACTGAAGCGGCTCAACAAGTAAAGACCACCGCGGCTGAAGCTGTTCACTCTACGACTGAGCAGCTCAACCACACTGTGAAGGACACTGCTGAGGGCATCACTGAAGGGGCTCAACAAGCAAAGACCACTGCGGCTGAAGCCGTTCAACCTACGACCGAGCAGATTAACCAAACTGTTAAGGACATTGCTGAGGGCACTCAACGCTCGGCGTCTGACGATTCAACAGTTGAACAACCCGTTTTAGTGGGTAATCAAGCCGTCATGGGTTCCACCTCAGAGATGGCTGATATTTTAGCGGTTGATGAACCTGCTTCAGAAATGAGTGATGTATTAGATGTCATTGATGCAGAGACTGTCAATCTTGACGACTGGAAATCAGAGGCTGAAATTCAAAGCGGTGTAGAC is drawn from Leptolyngbya subtilissima AS-A7 and contains these coding sequences:
- the alaS gene encoding alanine--tRNA ligase; amino-acid sequence: MAKSPTSSTTMTGAEIRQTFLEFYAARGHAIKPSASLVPEDPTVLLTIAGMLPFKPIFLGQRPADVDRATTSQKCIRTNDIENVGRTARHHTFFEMLGNFSFGDYFKEQAIAWAWELSTEVFKLPAERLIVSVFREDDDAFAIWRNQIGIPAHRIQRMDEADNFWTSGPTGPCGPCSEIYYDFHPELGDDHIDLEDDSRFIEFYNLVFMQYNRDAEGNLTPLQNQNIDTGLGLERMAQILQQVPNNYETDLILPIIDAAAGLAGLDYGKSDEKTKVSLKVIGDHVRAVVHMIADGITASNVGRGYILRRLIRRVVRHGRLIGIEGAFISKVAEAAIVLAETPFPNTRQRDVQIKAELDREESRFLETLERGEKLLTDILKRESQSQTQQISGTDAFVLYDTYGFPLELTQEIAEEQGLTVDAAGFETAMEEQRQRSKDAHETIDLTVQGSLDSLAEHIHSTEFLGYKDTTSASKVEALLVGGKSVDRIEAGQEGQVVLNQTPFYAESGGQVGDRGYLSGDDLLIRVHDVKKDGDFFVHFGRVERGALAVGDQVTAQIDRACRRRAQANHTATHLLQAALKKLVDPDISQAGSLVAFDRLRFDFNCPRALTADEMQQVEEQVNSWIAEGHQGEITVMALEEAKAKGAIAMFGEKYSAEVRVIDFPGVSMELCGGTHVSNTAEIGLFKIISETGVASGTRRIEAVAGPAVLEYLNVRDAVVRDLSDRFKAKPEELSDRVTTLQTDLKTAQKELEALKSELAVLKSDQLLDSAEAVGSLKVIVAELEGVSAEALKTAAERLLQKLGAGAVVLGSVPEPEKVSLVAAFSSEVIEQKLQAGKFIGGIAKLTGGGGGGRPNLAQAGGRDASKLPEALASAKAQLLETLV
- a CDS encoding acylphosphatase; this encodes MEQIRAVIHGTVQGVGFRYHTCQTAQELKVKGFVRNQPDGTVEIVAMGTSDQLKALLHWAHQGPVGARVTGVEIEPYTGSAHFDGFTIER